Genomic segment of Pseudorca crassidens isolate mPseCra1 chromosome 10, mPseCra1.hap1, whole genome shotgun sequence:
TAAGCTCTTTACACAGATCATCGAATTTACCATTATAAAAATACTATAAGGATTGATTCATTACAATGTACcggggaggaaagggagagcaAGTAactgtttttaaacaaatattatttttctctttttcttatttatttatttttggctgcgttgggtcttctttgctgcgcgggggctttctctagttgcggggagtgggggctactctttgttgcggtgcacgggcttctctttgcggtggctcctcttgttgcggagcatggggtctaggcacgtgggcttcagtagttgtggcatgcgggctcagtagttatgacacaggggttagttgctccacagcatgtgggatcttcctggaccagggatcaaacggtgtctcctgtattggcaggcagattctttttttttttttttttaacatctttattggagtataattgctttacaatggtgtgttagtttctgctttataacaaagtgagtcagttatacatatacacatgttcccatatctcttccctcttgcgtctccctccctcccacccccccatcctacccctctaggtggtcacaaaccacctagctgatctccctgtgctatgcggctacttcccactagctatctattttacgtttggtagtgtatatatgtccatgccactctctcactttgtcacagcttacccttccccctggccatgtcctcaagtccattctctagtaggtctgtgtctttattcccgtcttacccctaggtacttcatgacctttttttttttcccttagattccatatatatgtgttagcatacggtatttgtttttctctttctgacttacttcactctgcagattcttaaccactgcaccaccagggaagtccgcaagTAACTTCTTTAAAGGTACAAAGCTCTGTATTTTCTTGGCTGGCACATTACTACATGAAAGGTCATAATGTCACTTTAAAAGTATAGTGAATGTCAGACTAAAGCAAGCTCATGTTATTTTGAACAAGTCCCCAATTTAGAAAATGAGCTTGAAAtctaatttttcataattttgaagaaaaaaaatgagtaattCCATCCCCAAACTTTTCTTTCCAAAAGCATGTTCACATTGCATTATCTAGATTGACTGTCTGCACTGATGAAATTAAAGTGGCAATTAATTCCTATCACAGAGTCAGAGATTAAAGCTATTGTATTGAAGGATAGGACTCATGCTGTGTTCTTGTGTAACTGCATCTATTGGGACAGTGTGTTTTGAAATAGTCCAAGTTGTCTTTAAGTTAATGCAAAGCAGTCAGGAGATAAACAACTTAACTTTCTAGTTTCAGGAGGCAATTGTTGCTGGAGGAAGAAAGCTAAGTAAGCTCTGCTAAGAAATGCACGGAGAGTTCATTTATCTGCTGATCCATTTGGGGGCATTATGGAACTCAAAGCCCAGAACAATGGGCTCTATTTAACATTAAACAGCTTCTTAATAATCTGTTATTTCTTTCCATGGCTGCCGGAAAGTCCCTCGGGAGTGCAGAGTCGCTGTAGCAGTCCCCGTGAAGTTGTAAGCTACTCCCCAGGACCAAGTAGTGTTAAATATAGAAGTCACCCTAATCACCTGACTGTCGGAGAGCCCCGTGTAAGAATTCCCAAGTCTACCCTTGtcatctccatctctctctctagATTTACCAAACGCAGCTCACCGCACCTCCTGGGGTCCCCGCCGGCACCTCCCGGAGCTTTGCCCGGCGGAGTACGCCCTTCCAGCGCAGAGGGCTGGCGGGGAGCTGGCGCCAACCGGGGCACCTGGCGGCCGATGCCTGGCCGCGACCCCTCGCTCTCCCTCCGcctccccctctgcccctctGCTTTACGAGGAACTCTGCTGCGCTGCGAGACTCGCGTCCTCGCCCTGGGCGCGGGGCCCCACCCCTTGCGGGTGCCGCCCGCGACCGGGACGGAGGCGAGGGTAGGTGAACTGCTGGCCCGGCCTTGGCTACCGCTTGCTCGGTCCTAGTCCTCAGGCGCTGGCTGGGCGGCGCGGGGCCGCGGGAGCGCGGGGATGCACTCGCGCGCGCGGAAGGGGTGACCCCGGGGACACGTGCGGCCGCGGGAGGGAGCGCGGGAGGGGCCTGGGGCCGGCGTGCGGGTGGGGGTCGCCCGGGGTTGGAGTGGGCGCCCCGGACGCCAGCCCTCTGCCGGCTCCCCTCCTTCTAGGGCTCCGCCGCCGCCTGGCACAAATCGGAAAGCCTTGCCTTCCTCTGATGGAGCGGGCAGGGTGAGGGGTCGGTGCCTGGTCAGCTGGCGGGGATGGTAGATTTCACTTACACCTGACCCGCCCCACTCCTGTCAGTTTCGCCGGCAGGTCCCAGCGATGCGATTGTTCTTCCAGTAACTTTGTTCAGaggcggaggggaggggagacgcCGAGAGGACCCCGGAGAGGCTGGAAAGCGACGAGGATCGGGAGGCCCAGCTGAGGCGGGAGTCCTCGGGCGGCCCCGGGGCTGGGCGCGTGGCTGGGAGGCGTCGCTGCCGCCGCCTCCGGGATGCGCTCGGCTTAGCGGGACTGCCGGGGGCTCCTGAAGGCCATTGCTCCGAGGACGCGCGGCCACCGGCTGCTCGCGCTCCCCGGGCCGGCGCCGCCGGTGCCGGAGCCGAGCGGCGAGCGGAGCTGCGGGGCGCGCGGGCGAAGGCTAGCGGGAGGGAGGGCGCGCGGGAGGCGTCTCCTCCTCGGCGAGCCATGCGTGCCACCGGCAGCTGAGCCGCCGCCGGCGCCGCTGTCAAATCTGCGCTCCGCTTTTGTCTTGTCCTCCAGTGAATGGGAAGATGGAGATGGATGTAGAGGGAGTTTCTCCGTGCCCAGAGCCCATCCCCCGCTCCCAGGGGGCTGGCGGAGCCTGCCAGGCGCCGCCACAGCCGCCGTCGCCGCCGCAGCATCCGGCTCCGGATGATCCGCCCGGCAAGAGTGCCGGCGCCGAGGACAGCGACGATCCCGAAGCGAGAGCCAGCGGCGAGAAGGACGAGAGCAAGGTAGGTCCGCCGCGTTGGCGCTGTGACACCTTTTGAACAAAACCACGGAGCTCTGGCAGCGGCTGTCACTTTAACCCCTgcgctcccccacccccttccctcgtCCGGGAGGTGGTGAGGGTTGCAGATGTAGGGAAGGCGTAAGATGGAAGGGAATCGCTGGGCGACAGTGACTTTCTGAACGGGAAGGCGCGTGCAGAAGTCCCTCCTGGTTTCCGTATTCAGTGTTCGTGCAGAGAAAAGTCTTCTGGTCCAGGCAACGTGATGTTGGGTGGAGCGCAGCACCCCGGGAGAGCGAGATTGAAAGACTTTGCTCGCCCGCACCGTATAGCCACAGCTTATGTGGATGATCTAGGTCAAGGGGAAACATGTGTTCAGGAGCTGCCAAGTGGCTTCTGAGACTCCTTGAAGGGAGGTGGCATCAACCTAAAGATGACAACAGTGGGAGCAAAGTTTGGCTCTTTTGCAGAATGGAGAGCTCTGCCTAACCCAGCTCTAAGCTGGAACACCTGCTCCTGCCCTGGCATCCTCCTGCCcgggagggcaggggccaggtgCCTGGCACCAGGTGAGCTCTGGAAACCTTTTGAAGCGCTGCTGTGTCATTGTAGCCCCGGGATAGCGGCTACTGACTGTGGAGAGAGGAGCTCCTCAGGTAATTGGGTTCCAGTAAGAAATAGCTCAAATGCCATTCTCTGGTGCTGATGTTTTTTCCTGTTGAGAAAATTGTAAAGTAGAGGAAGTGGCATAGAAAATAATGCCTTGGTGTGATATTCTTGGAGTGTATTTATTGCAGCTTGGTTTCTGAGCAGGGTTTTCTTTCTCCATATACACTTGGAGTTGAGTTTTGTGGATGCTGGTGCCGGCCAGTTGTATCTCTGTGAAGTGTATACATGTGTTTGTTAATGCATTTTGGAAGTGGCTGCAAGTGTTGGGGAAAAGCTGGTTCAACAAATCAGAACCAACCAAAGAGGAGTCAGCTGAGGTACTTTCTCACTGTGGCTCACTGGAGGAAGCGTGCAAGGAAACAGCCACCGTGCCTGGTTAGGAAAGCGAGTCATGACATGCTCCTCCTGGGAGGTTGCCTGGGTTTCTGCTGGACGTTCCTAGAGGGGCTAGTAGACTAAACAGTATCCCAAACATGTTGGGATTACACTGAGTGTTGCCTCTCTGTACTTGCAGACAGGCTTACCTTAACAAGATGGTATTTGCAAATCCTcaaaattgttttgcatttggaTACTGAGCTAAGGATTTAGATTGTGGTTTATCTACCAAGATCAATATTATAACTTATATGGCATTCTACCAAGGAACTGTCATTTGAACACTCTCTAGACTGGGCTGAGGTGATGCATACAAGATTTACATTGCCAATCTATGAGGAATCTTAATATTCTAACATCCTCAGCTTTTCAGTCGCATTTGATTTCATGAATATTTAATTCTGTCATGACTGCATATTTACTACTTTAAATGACTGCGCCCAGTTTAATGAAATAACCGTAACTGAGCATCGTATTACCTAATTGAACTTTAAGTCTCATTTGCAAAATAGGTGTGGCCAATCATTAAAATATACAGCAAGTGCTGCCATTTCCACGTTGTTGGTTCATATGCTCTGAGCATGAGAAATTCctgccatcagcaaaaaatctgtGCTTATTTGTTTCCCTTTGATACACCACGCAGACTCTCTGATGTTCTGTGGGTTGTGAGGAGTGAGGAAGCCAGTGCATGACAAATACTAGAGCAGGTGAAGAAAGGATGGACGGAAAGTGGGTTGATTATATTTCGTTAATTAGCATGTGCAGATAATTGAGTATTCCACCGATGTGATTGGCTTTCTGTATGTCTGCAGTTTCTTGCAGTGGAAACAAAATACTACTTTTTTTGCCTCCAGGTGTTTGCCTTAAAAAATTATGTTGCATCCTTCTCTCCACCCAGAAATCAGCTGTGTTAACCCTTTGCTCATCTCTGCTACTCTCCTACCGGTTCTTCTAAGAGTCTGAGGATGGTGGCTGTGTCTCAGACTTTAATAACTCTTTTTGTCTTTGATGGATACTAAGGCAAGTTATACATTGATTTTTCTTAGCAAATCCTTGTTTCATTAGTGGGAAGGCCTTTGGGTATCTGATCAAATTATTCTACTAAGATATAAATGGAAGACAAACTGGGTTAAAGTGGAATGTGGTTTCACCAAGCTGTTTGGGGTGAAGTTAGGGAGATGATCACGATAGGATATAAACACAGTAATGTACAAATGTAATATTTTGGACTGTTATATTTGTTTCTTACTCACAAgtgtaataaaaaatgaattttcagtACTATATTATTTATCTTAAATCTCCTCTTCCCGCAAAAGTGTCAGggcatttttttccagattctggTTTGGggtcatgattttattttctcttgagtTTACCCCAGTTATCTTCTTGGAAAAGAAATTGGAGCTTAGTGCCAGATCAGCTTGTCTCCTAAATTGCAGGTTCATGTTCATATGTCCTCAGAAAGTCTCTGAAATAGGAAGGAAGGTTAGAAAACTGGATC
This window contains:
- the LOC137232910 gene encoding LOW QUALITY PROTEIN: uncharacterized protein (The sequence of the model RefSeq protein was modified relative to this genomic sequence to represent the inferred CDS: inserted 5 bases in 4 codons; deleted 1 base in 1 codon; substituted 1 base at 1 genomic stop codon); this translates as MGSGHGETPSTSISIFPFTGGQDKSGAQIXQRXPAAAQLPVARMARRGGDASRAPSLPLAFARAPRSSARXLGSGTGGAXPGEREQPVAARPRSNGLQEPPAVPLSRAHPGGGGSDASQPRAQPRGRPRTPASAGPPILVAFQPLRGPLGVSPPLRXSEQSYWKNNRIAGTCRRN